The Pogona vitticeps strain Pit_001003342236 chromosome 6, PviZW2.1, whole genome shotgun sequence genome contains a region encoding:
- the EOMES gene encoding eomesodermin homolog isoform X1, with translation MQLGEQLLSGAATLPGAPFYPLESAGGRATAARHLNSGSPPPRLDLEKGPKKFGSAAAAAAAGMLGEAEAAAETPSFVAAAAGQVPAKAAQAVAEAGSKSSPCPAEDEGLPPVPAPARYSLDGLSPERYYLQSPGPQAGAELGGPCALFPYAGTAGAAQPSPMYQAPGGARYPYGAVLSPPAGFSTAPGRTPFAAAAGAYQYGQGAPPGGLYSPYPSAAAGGSCGGLGALAMPGGAGGLRAQVFLCNRPLWLKFHRHQTEMIITKQGRRMFPFLSFNITGLNPTAHYNVFVEVVLADPNHWRFQGGKWVTCGKADNNMQGNKVYVHPESPNTGAHWMRQEISFGKLKLTNNKGANNNNTQMIVLQSLHKYQPRLHIVEVTEDGVEDMNDSSKTQTFNFPETQFIAVTAYQNTDITQLKIDHNPFAKGFRDNYDSMYTASENDRLTPSPTDSPRSHQIVPGARYSVQPFFQEQFVNNLPPARFYNGERTVPQANGLLSPQQTEEVTNPPQRWFVTPVQQPGASKLDMNSYETDYSSSTLLPYGIKSLPLQTSHALGYYPDPTFSSMAGWGSRGSYQRKMSTGLPWASRTSPPGFSEDLLSKEKVKEEMGSSWIETPPSIKSLDSNDSGVYTGACKRRRLSPSTSSNENSPTMKCEDINAEDYGKETSKGMGYYAFYTSS, from the exons ATGCAGTTGGGGGAGCAGCTCTTGAGCGGCGCCGCCACCCTGCCCGGCGCACCTTTTTACCCGCTGGAAAGCGCGGGCGGGCGCGCCACTGCTGCCCGTCACCTCAATTCCGGGTCGCCGCCGCCGCGCCTCGACTTAGAAAAGGGACCGAAGAAGTTTGgcagcgcggcggcggcggcggcggcgggcatgTTGGGCGAGGCTGAGGCGGCGGCAGAGACGCCTTCcttcgtcgccgccgccgccgggcagGTGCCTGCCAAGGCGGCACAAGCGGTGGCGGAGGCCGGTAGCAAGAGCTCCCCTTGCCCGGCTGAGGACGAGGGGCTGCCGCCGGTTCCGGCGCCTGCGCGCTACTCGCTGGACGGCTTGAGCCCCGAGCGCTACTACCTGCAGTCGCCGGGGCCGCAGGCGGGCGCCGAGCTGGGCGGCCCGTGCGCGCTCTTCCCTTACGCCGGGACGGCCGGGGCCGCGCAGCCGAGCCCCATGTACCAGGCGCCCGGCGGGGCGCGCTACCCGTATGGCGCCGTCCTGTCACCGCCGGCCGGCTTCTCGACGGCGCCGGGCCGGACGcctttcgccgccgccgccggcgctTATCAGTACGGCCAAGGCGCTCCGCCGGGCGGCCTCTATAGCCCGTACCCGAGCGCGGCGGCGGGCGGCTCCTGCGGCGGCCTGGGCGCCCTGGCGATGCCCGGCGGGGCGGGCGGACTTCGGGCCCAAGTCTTCCTCTGCAACCGCCCGCTCTGGCTCAAGTTCCACCGACACCAGACCGAGATGATCATCACCAAGCAGGGCAG GCGTATGTTTCCCTTCCTGAGCTTCAACATCACGGGCCTCAACCCCACGGCCCATTACAATGTCTTCGTGGAGGTGGTGCTGGCGGATCCTAACCACTGGCGCTTCCAGGGAGGCAAGTGGGTGACCTGTGGCAAAGCCGACAACAACATGCAAG GCAACAAGGTTTATGTTCATCCTGAATCTCCCAATACTGGAGCACACTGGATGAGGCAGGAGATCTCTTTTGGAAAACTGAAACTGACTAATAACAAAggggccaataataataatacacag ATGATAGTTCTGCAGTCTCTGCACAAATATCAGCCTCGTCTCCATATTGTGGAAGTGACAGAAGATGGTGTTGAAGATATGAATGATTCCTCTAAGACCCAGACATTTAACTTCCCCGAAACACAGTTCATAGCCGTAACTGCCTATCAGAACACTGAT ATCACACAGCTTAAAATTGACCATAATCCCTTCGCAAAAGGCTTTCGGGACAACTATGATTC CATGTACACAGCTTCAGAAAATGACAGATTAACTCCATCTCCCACGGATTCTCCTAGATCCCACCAGATTGTCCCAGGAGCCCGGTACAGCGTACAACCCTTCTTCCAGGAACAGTTTGTCAACAACCTGCCACCAGCTAGATTCTATAATGGGGAAAGGACTGTACCTCAGGCAAATGGCCTCCTCTCTCCTCAGCAGACTGAAGAAGTGACTAATCCTCCCCAGAGATGGTTTGTCACTCCAGTCCAGCAGCCTGGAGCTAGCAAACTGGACATGAACTCCTATGAGACTGACTACTCATCGAGTACCTTACTCCCATATGGTATCAAATCCCTCCCCCTGCAGACGTCTCATGCCTTGGGCTATTACCCAGACCCAACATTCTCCTCCATGGCAGGATGGGGGAGCAGAGGTTCCTACCAGAGGAAAATGTCTACAGGcttaccttgggcctccaggacAAGCCCTCCTGGTTTCTCTGAAGATCTCCTTTCtaaagagaaagtgaaagaagaaatgggGTCATCCTGGATAGAGACCCCACCATCCATAAAGTCCCTGGATTCCAATGATTCTGGTGTCTACACTGGTGCCTGTAAGCGTCGGCGACTCTCCCCAAGCACATCAAGCAATGAGAATTCTCCCACAATGAAATGTGAAGACATTAATGCCGAGGACTATGGCAAAGAGACTTCCAAAGGCATGGGCTACTATGCTTTCTATACCAGTTCTTAA
- the EOMES gene encoding eomesodermin homolog isoform X2, producing the protein MQLGEQLLSGAATLPGAPFYPLESAGGRATAARHLNSGSPPPRLDLEKGPKKFGSAAAAAAAGMLGEAEAAAETPSFVAAAAGQVPAKAAQAVAEAGSKSSPCPAEDEGLPPVPAPARYSLDGLSPERYYLQSPGPQAGAELGGPCALFPYAGTAGAAQPSPMYQAPGGARYPYGAVLSPPAGFSTAPGRTPFAAAAGAYQYGQGAPPGGLYSPYPSAAAGGSCGGLGALAMPGGAGGLRAQVFLCNRPLWLKFHRHQTEMIITKQGRRMFPFLSFNITGLNPTAHYNVFVEVVLADPNHWRFQGGKWVTCGKADNNMQGNKVYVHPESPNTGAHWMRQEISFGKLKLTNNKGANNNNTQMIVLQSLHKYQPRLHIVEVTEDGVEDMNDSSKTQTFNFPETQFIAVTAYQNTDITQLKIDHNPFAKGFRDNYDSSHQIVPGARYSVQPFFQEQFVNNLPPARFYNGERTVPQANGLLSPQQTEEVTNPPQRWFVTPVQQPGASKLDMNSYETDYSSSTLLPYGIKSLPLQTSHALGYYPDPTFSSMAGWGSRGSYQRKMSTGLPWASRTSPPGFSEDLLSKEKVKEEMGSSWIETPPSIKSLDSNDSGVYTGACKRRRLSPSTSSNENSPTMKCEDINAEDYGKETSKGMGYYAFYTSS; encoded by the exons ATGCAGTTGGGGGAGCAGCTCTTGAGCGGCGCCGCCACCCTGCCCGGCGCACCTTTTTACCCGCTGGAAAGCGCGGGCGGGCGCGCCACTGCTGCCCGTCACCTCAATTCCGGGTCGCCGCCGCCGCGCCTCGACTTAGAAAAGGGACCGAAGAAGTTTGgcagcgcggcggcggcggcggcggcgggcatgTTGGGCGAGGCTGAGGCGGCGGCAGAGACGCCTTCcttcgtcgccgccgccgccgggcagGTGCCTGCCAAGGCGGCACAAGCGGTGGCGGAGGCCGGTAGCAAGAGCTCCCCTTGCCCGGCTGAGGACGAGGGGCTGCCGCCGGTTCCGGCGCCTGCGCGCTACTCGCTGGACGGCTTGAGCCCCGAGCGCTACTACCTGCAGTCGCCGGGGCCGCAGGCGGGCGCCGAGCTGGGCGGCCCGTGCGCGCTCTTCCCTTACGCCGGGACGGCCGGGGCCGCGCAGCCGAGCCCCATGTACCAGGCGCCCGGCGGGGCGCGCTACCCGTATGGCGCCGTCCTGTCACCGCCGGCCGGCTTCTCGACGGCGCCGGGCCGGACGcctttcgccgccgccgccggcgctTATCAGTACGGCCAAGGCGCTCCGCCGGGCGGCCTCTATAGCCCGTACCCGAGCGCGGCGGCGGGCGGCTCCTGCGGCGGCCTGGGCGCCCTGGCGATGCCCGGCGGGGCGGGCGGACTTCGGGCCCAAGTCTTCCTCTGCAACCGCCCGCTCTGGCTCAAGTTCCACCGACACCAGACCGAGATGATCATCACCAAGCAGGGCAG GCGTATGTTTCCCTTCCTGAGCTTCAACATCACGGGCCTCAACCCCACGGCCCATTACAATGTCTTCGTGGAGGTGGTGCTGGCGGATCCTAACCACTGGCGCTTCCAGGGAGGCAAGTGGGTGACCTGTGGCAAAGCCGACAACAACATGCAAG GCAACAAGGTTTATGTTCATCCTGAATCTCCCAATACTGGAGCACACTGGATGAGGCAGGAGATCTCTTTTGGAAAACTGAAACTGACTAATAACAAAggggccaataataataatacacag ATGATAGTTCTGCAGTCTCTGCACAAATATCAGCCTCGTCTCCATATTGTGGAAGTGACAGAAGATGGTGTTGAAGATATGAATGATTCCTCTAAGACCCAGACATTTAACTTCCCCGAAACACAGTTCATAGCCGTAACTGCCTATCAGAACACTGAT ATCACACAGCTTAAAATTGACCATAATCCCTTCGCAAAAGGCTTTCGGGACAACTATGATTC ATCCCACCAGATTGTCCCAGGAGCCCGGTACAGCGTACAACCCTTCTTCCAGGAACAGTTTGTCAACAACCTGCCACCAGCTAGATTCTATAATGGGGAAAGGACTGTACCTCAGGCAAATGGCCTCCTCTCTCCTCAGCAGACTGAAGAAGTGACTAATCCTCCCCAGAGATGGTTTGTCACTCCAGTCCAGCAGCCTGGAGCTAGCAAACTGGACATGAACTCCTATGAGACTGACTACTCATCGAGTACCTTACTCCCATATGGTATCAAATCCCTCCCCCTGCAGACGTCTCATGCCTTGGGCTATTACCCAGACCCAACATTCTCCTCCATGGCAGGATGGGGGAGCAGAGGTTCCTACCAGAGGAAAATGTCTACAGGcttaccttgggcctccaggacAAGCCCTCCTGGTTTCTCTGAAGATCTCCTTTCtaaagagaaagtgaaagaagaaatgggGTCATCCTGGATAGAGACCCCACCATCCATAAAGTCCCTGGATTCCAATGATTCTGGTGTCTACACTGGTGCCTGTAAGCGTCGGCGACTCTCCCCAAGCACATCAAGCAATGAGAATTCTCCCACAATGAAATGTGAAGACATTAATGCCGAGGACTATGGCAAAGAGACTTCCAAAGGCATGGGCTACTATGCTTTCTATACCAGTTCTTAA